A segment of the Methanomassiliicoccaceae archaeon DOK genome:
AGAACGCGATGAGGAACATGAACGCCTTCTTCTCGGATCTGGCGTTCCTGAGCGTCGCCGCCAGGAGCCTGAACGCGTTGAGGGAGGACTCCCTTCCCTCGACGTAGTGTGTCTGTCTGTACCTCCTGAGGAGGGGGACAGTGAACACGACCCACCATGCCGCGATTATGACCAGCGAGATCGTCATCGCCGTGCCCATCGTTATCCCGAACGACTCGCAGCCGAGGATCAGGACCAGGCAGACCACGAATGGGATGCAGCTCCCGATGTATCCCCAGGCGTACCCCAGGGCGGAGACGTTGTGCATGCTCTGAGGGGAGGACACATCTACCAGCATCGAGTCGTAGAACACGAGGCTCAGCGAGTACCCCAGTCTGGTTATCACGAGGACTATCAGGAACACCAGCCACTCGTTGACGAATCCCAGGGCGGCGCACCCTATGACGCCGACTGCCAGGACGCAGGAGAACATCCTGATCTTCATGCCCCTCCTGTCAGAGACGGCTCCAAGGAACGGCCCCAGGACGGCGCAGAGCACGGTGGCGATGGATGCGGCGTATCCCCAGTACGCCAGGTAGTCGACGGAGCTCAGCTCCTCGCCGGCTATCGAGTTGAAGTAGATCGGGATGATGGTGGACAGCATCAGCGTGAACGCCGAGTTGCCCACATCGTAGAGAACCCAGGACCTCTCGGTCCTGGTCAGCTTGAGTGACATCCCCGTCACTCCACGCCGAAGGTGCGGTCGAAGCGCGGGGGAAGCTCCTCCGTGCGACCGTCCAGATATCCGTGCAGGTCCCCGATCAGCTCCACGGCGAGACCGACCGCGCCGTCGTAGAGCTCCCTGAGCCTCGCGTTGCTCTCATCGCAGCGCGGGTCGCCCTCGGCGTTCAGCAGGAGGCCGATCATGTCGTCGTAGTTTCCGGACTTCTTCAGGGCCCTGATGACCAGACGTCTCTTCAGCCATCCGGGGCATACCAGGAGGCCGTTGTACTTCAGCATGTCCTCCAGGGCCGCCTTGACCTGATCGGGCGTCGTGTTGGGGAAGAACGCCGCTATGACTTCTGAGTTCTCCGCAGTCGGATGTATGTGCGGGACGAGGTTCTGCCTCACGGGGTCCTTGCCGTCCTCGACCAGCAGCATCCTGTCGAACTCGCCCTCGATCTTTGTGTGGGCGATGCCGCTCTGGTTTATCCTGTCCTCGATGTACGGGTGGCACTCGCTGTCCAGGGCGAAGTGGCATATGAACCCGTAGAGGTACGATTCCCCGGCCCCGCGATCCCCGACTCCTGAGATGCGTTCGCGGGCAGGACCGAAGAACTCCCTTCCGGGTCTGTCATGCATGGAGAACCCGATCTGGCTGACGGGGTTCCTGTGCAGGGCGTCGTAGTAGAACAGGATGTCCGGGCCGTGGAGGCCGATGTCGTACAGCTCCCTGTGAGCCTCGATCACCGAGCGTAGGTCGGGGTCCAGTCTCTCTAGGACCTCTTTCCCGAATCTGTAGTGCGCGTATGTGGACGGCATGTGAATCACTGGGTGTCTGATTACGCTCAAAGTGCGGTACGATATGATGACTGTCGAATGACGATATATCTGGCTAGGGAGCCTATATAGACGGCTTGATAAAAAGGAAGGGGTTTGTACCCGGATCACTGGCCGAAGTATCCGCGGACCTCTGCCATGCGGGCCACTTGGTCCACATGGAACGGACAGGTGTCGTTGCAGTGTCCGCACCCCGTGCAGGCGTCGGCCTTCACCGCCAGTCCCGCATAGTGCTCCGACGCCAGGGCGTCCCCGGCCCTGGCCAGGTCGTAGTACTTGTTGACCAGGCCTATGTCTAGCCCGGCCGGGCATGGGCGGCAGTGGTTGCAGTACACGCATCTTCCTTCCGCCTCGGGCGGGGTGAACGACCCTATGACGGAGTAGTCCCTGTCATCGGGCGTCGAATCCAGGTACGCCAGCGCAGAGCGCAGGTCGTCGCGGTTCCTCACACCGGCCAGGACGGTGACGACGCCTGGCTTGTCCAGGGCGTACTGGATGCACTGGGTGGCGGTCAGGGCCCTGCCGAAGGGCGAGATCTTCGCGTCGGTGAGCTGACCGCCTCCGAACGCCTTCATGACGGAGATCCCGACACCGTCGGATTCGCATCTGCGGTAAAGCTCCGACCTCTCGCCGATCTCGCCGTAGGCGAACTCCCCCTGCTTCCAGTCGTACGCGGGGTTGATGCTGAACATGACCATGTCTATGATTCCCGAGTCCAACGCCTTCTGGGCGACGGATGGGGTGTGGGTGGAGATGCCTATGTGGTGAACGGCCCCCTCGTCCTTCAGCTCCTGGATGTACCCGACTATGCCCCCGTCCCACTCGTCGTCAAGCTCCGAGAGACTGTCGATGCAGTGTATGAAGCCGTAGTCGATGTAGTCCGTGCCGACCTTGGACATCTGCCACTTTATCGACTTCCTGACGTTGTCCAGGCCGTAGACCCTGCCGTACTCGCCGGTGGCGTAGTCGGCCCCGAAGTGCATCTGGAGCATGGCCTCCTCGCGCCTTCCCTTCAGGGCCTCTCCGAAAGCGCCGAAGGTCATGCCGGTGGCTGATGCCAGGTCGAAGTAGTTCACGCCGGAGTCCAGCGCGAGCTCCACCGTCCTCCTGGTCTCCTCGGCCCCGGCCTCCCCGTTGGAGCTGGTGCCCATGCCTATGATGCCGACCTCGTCCCCGGTCCTGGCAACCTTTCTGTACAGCATTTCGGCCATGACTCACGCCCCGAGCTTCTGGGCGAAGTCCTTCATGATCCCGGGGATGTCGATCTGTTGCGGGCAGACATCGGCGCACTTGCCGCATCCGATGCACGCGGAGGGCTGTCTGTCCGCGGGGACCGCTGCAAGGGCCATCGGTGCGATGAATCCTCCTCCGGTGAACACGTGCTCGTTGTAGAGCTCGATCATGCGCGGGATGTCTATGCCCTTGGGGCAGTGGCTGAGGCAGTACTTGCAGGCGGTGCACGGTGCGGATTTCGCATCCACCATGTTCCTCGCGAGCGAGATGAGCCCCTCCATCTCCTTGCCGTCCAGCGGCCTGTCCTCTTCGCAGATGGCTATGTTCTGCCTCATCTGCTCCATGTTGGAGGAGCCGGAGAGGACCATGGTAACCTCTGGAATGGACTGGAGGAACCTGAACGCCCAGGCCACGGGGGCCTCGTCGGGCCTCATCGCCCTCAGGACGGCGGCCTCGGGGTCCGTGAGGTTCGCCAGGCGTCCTCCGCGGACCGGTTCCATCACCCAGCACGGTATGCCCATGCTTCTCAGGAGCTCGATCTTGGCCTTCGCGTCCTGGAACTCCCAGTCCACGTAGTTGAGCTGGACCTGGCAGAACTCCATGTCCTTCCCGTAGGCGTCCAGGAAGCGCTTCATGACCTCGAAGCTCCCGTGGACAGAGAATCCGAGGTGGGTTATCCTCCCGTTCCTCTTCTGCTCCATGAGGTAGTCGTGGATCCCGTACTTCGGATCCAGGTAGGAGTCGATGTTCAGCTCGCAGACGTTGTGGAACAGGTAGAAGTCGAAGTGGTCCACTCCGCATTTCCTCAGCTGCTCCTCGAAAATCTCCTCGACCTTGTCCATGTTTGACAGGTCGTAGCCGGGGAACTTGTCCGCCAGGTAGTAACTCTCGCGGGGATAGCGGGCCAGGGCCCTCCCCATGACTGTCTCGGAGTTGCCGCCGTGGTATCCCCAGGCGGTGTCATAGTAGTTGACCCCGTGCTCCATCGCGTAGTCCACCATCTCGAACGTCGCGGACTCGTCGATCCTGGAGTCGTCGCCCTCGACGACGGGCAGACGCATCGCGCCCATCCCGTACAGCGAGATCTTCTTTCCCTTGAAATCCCTGTATATCATTTCCAGAGCCCCTTTCCTTGATGTTCATGATGCAGTCAAGGTAGATAAATAATCTGGAGTTAAATCAAACATAAAGAACAATGTGCCAGACGTCAGAAAAGCATCACAATTCGTCCCAGGATCGCCGGGGGAACGAGGTCTCGGAAACGCACGTGCGCGCCCGTCCCTTCGCGCGTTAACTATAAGACAGGAGTGACGCATTGAGCGCCAGGTGCTAAAATGACTGCGAAGCTCATCCTCGGCAAGGAGGTCTCTGAGGAGATTTACGGGGAGCTCAGACAGAGAATCGGGGCCTTGAAGGCCAAGGGCGTGACGCCGGGCCTGGCAGTGGTCCTCGTGGGGGACGACCCGGCCTCGCAGGTGTACGTCAGGAAGAAGGGCGAGATGTGCGAGGAGCTCGGGATGAGGTCCCTGACCGTCAGGATGCCCGAGGAGACCACGCAGGAGGAGCTTCTGAGCAAGGTCGCGGAGCTCAACGCCGACCCGTCCATACACGGGTTCCTGGTGCAGCTTCCGCTGCCAGACCACATCGACGAGGAGGCCGTGATCAACGCCATCGATCCGGCGAAGGACGTCGACTGCTTCCACCCGTCGAACGTGGGGAGGATGCTCATCGGCGACCCGGACTTCCTCCCGGCAACCCCTGCCGGAGTCCAGCAGATGCTGGTCAGGTCCGGCGTCGAGACCGCCGGCAAGCACGTCGTAGTGGTGGGGAGGAGCAACATCGTGGGCAAGCCCATGGCCGCGATGATGGTGCAGAAGGGCCAGGGTGCGAACTCGACCGTGACGGTCGTCCACTCGAGGACCAGGAACCTGGCCGAGATCACGTCCACCGCCGACATCCTCATCGTGGCGATCGGGAAGCCCCGCTTCGTCACCGCAGACATGGTGAAGGAGGGCGCCGTGGTCATAGATGTGGGCACCAACAGGGTCTCCGACCCCACGCATCCCAAGGGAAGCAGGCTGGTCGGGGACGTGGATTTCGAAGAGGTCTCCGAGAAGGCCTCGTACATCACGCCCGTTCCGGGCGGAGTGGGCCCCATGACCATATGCATGCTCATGGCCAACGCCGTCAGGGCCGCGGAGAAGGTGGTCGGATGATAAGGGAATGCGAGGAGCACGGATATTTCAGAGACGAGAGGTGCCCGTACTGCGGGGAGGAGGGCAAGTTCATCATGTCCGACTACGAGGTCGAGAAGATCGGGAGGACACTTGCCGCAATCCTGAGGCACGGGAAGTTCGGGCTCGAGATGGATTCCCAGGGCAACGTCAGCCTGAGGGACGTCATGGCGAAGATCCGCGAGCGCAACCCCCGCATGAACTGGCTCAGGTCCAGGCACATCGAGGCCCTCGTCGAGACCGACCCGAAGGGGAGGTACGTGATCTCAGGGGGGAAGATCCGCGCCACGTACGGCCACACCATACCCCTCGACATAAAGCTTGACTGCGAGAACATACCCGACGAGCTGTTCTACCCCGCCACCCAGGAGGAGGCGGAGCTCCTGCTCGAGTCGGGGATATTCCCGTCGGACCGCGCCATGGTCCACCTGTCCCTGACCTACAGGGACGCACTCAGGGCCGGTTCCGTCAGGACTGAGGATCCTGTGATCCTCGTGATCGACACGGGAGTCTGCATGGAGCTCGGTTCCGACATAGGGAAGGCCGCCAGGACGGTGTACCTGTGCAGGAGCGTCCCCGCCGATGCGATCGACATCGCGGATCCGGAGGATTGGGACACAGAGGGAGATGATTGAGATGGTACAGATTCTGAGACCGGACGAGGTCCGTGAGAAATACGGCCCCATGTTCTGCCGTGGGTTCTACACCCTCGTCGATGAGGAGCACGGCAGGGCCCAGATCATCGAGAAATGCATGGCCAAGGGTCCCGGTGAGTGGGACATCGTGAACAGGCGCCGCACGAAGGGCGTCATCGAGAACATCCGCATGGAGTCCAACATGCTCGTCATGGACACGATAATCGGCGAGAGGGAACTGAACTTCGGTCCCGTCGCATCCCACGTCGGGGGCCAGGGCCTCAAGGCACTGAAGGTCGAGGGGGACGAGGTCCGCACGACCTGGTACGGCATAGCCGGGGCATCCGTCGGCATCGGGGCCTGCATCCCGCAGTGCCCGGACGTCATACGCACGGAGTACCCGGACGACTTCACGATCGGTGGCGCCCACAGGGCGCACGTGGACATAATCACCCCGAAGCTCGTCCGCGTGATCATAGGTATAGACGACACCGACACCAAGGAGAAGGGCGCGTCCTGGGTGGCGTCGCTCAAACTCGGGATGTCGTGTCCCATCGGCCACTTCATCGAGCACAAGATCATACAGCTCAATCCGGAGGTCCCCAACAAGACCACCAACTGCTGCTCGACAGCAGTGTCCTTCGCCGTGAGCGAGAGGGAGATCCCGGCGCTCATAGAGTACGCTGTCGACTTCATCAGGAAGGAGTCGTACTCCGAGGACGCCGTGATCACGGTCTACCAGGGTCTGGAGGTGCCGGAGAAGCTCAGGGACTTCGGTTGGAGCTGCAAGTCCGTCCTGTACACCCCCGCCGATGCCATGCGCGTCGCCGAGGAGAACGGCGTCCAGATCATCAGCGTCACCGGCATGAAGGGCGTCATTGGCGCGGTCGCCGCCATAGGGTGCTTCGACCTCGGCGAGAAATCCGCGGGAATCCCCGAGGACTTCGAGTGATCTCATGGAAGTGCCCCGCATAATCACAGACAGGGCATATTCGACGTACGAGTCCCTGATCGAGAAGGAGGTGGCCTCGGGCGTGATGCCCAGGCACATCGCCATAATCATGGACGGGAACCGCAGGTACGCATCGGAGGTGCTTGGCACTGAGCCGATGGAGGGCCACAAGCTCGGCCGTGAGAAGCTGGACGAGGTCCTGCACTGGTGCCTGGACCTCAACATCCACATACTGACGGTCTACGCCTTCTCCACGGAGAACTTCAACCGCGAGAAGGACGAGGTGGACTACCTCATGGAGCTGCTGGAGCAGGCCCTGTACGACTTCGCCGACGACCCCGAGGTCCACAGGCATCATGTCGCCATCAACGTGATCGGCGACCCGAGCATGCTGCCTGACGGAGTGATCGAGGCCATGGAGTACGCCAGGTCCCGCACCGCGGGGTACAAGGACAACTGCCTTAACATGGCCATCGCGTACAGCGGCAGGCAGGACATCGCCAACGCAGTCAGGATGATCGCGAAGGACGCGGTCGACGGCAAGATCTCCGTCGACGACATAGACGAGTCGACGGTCTCCGAGTACATCTCCACCACGGGTCTGCCCGACCCAGACCTGGTGCTCCGCACATCCGGTGAGATCAGGATCTCCAACTTCCTCCTCTGGCAGATGGCGTACTCGGAGCTGTACTTCGCGGACGTCTACTGGCCCGGGTTCAGGCACATCGACTTCCTCAGGGCCATAAGGACGTACCAGCAGCGCACGAGGCGCTTCGGGAAGTGAGATCATGGGATCGGACATAATATTCCTCCATGCACCCAGTGTTTACGATTTCAGGAAGAAGCCCATATTCTACGGGCCTGTCAGCGACGTGATCCCCTCCTCGCCGGTGTTCGAGATGTACCCGATGGGTTTCATGACGATATCCTCCCATCTGGAGGCGGCAGGATTCAGGACCCGCATCGTCAACATCGCGGTGCAGATGCTCCAGAGCGAGAGGTTCGACGCCGAGGAGAGGATAAGGAAGCTCGACGCAGACGTCTTCGCCATCGACCTCCACTGGATGCCCCACGCCCACGGGGCTATAGAGCTTGCGAAGATTGTCAAGAAGCACCATCCGGAGGCCAAGGTCGAGTTCGGGGGACTCACGTCCTCGTACTTCTACGAGGAGCTCATCCAGCGCCCGGAGGTCGACTTGGTTATGAGAGGGGACACGACGGAGGTCCCGACCGTCATGATGATGGAGGCCCTCCAGAGGGGAGGGGACCTGTCGAAGGTCCCGAACCTGGTCTGGAAGGATTCAGACGGGAGGATCCACGACAACGGCCTCACGTACTCCCTGGAGAGTCTGGACGAGGTCATGTTCGACTACGGGACCATGATCAAGGGGGTCCTTCGCAACAGGGACATCTCCGGAGCGCTGCCGTGGTTCGGCTGGGACAAGCTCCCCCTGACCTCGGTGTTCACCGTGAGGGGGTGCAGCGTCAACTGCGCAGAGTGCGGAGGCTCGCACTTCGCCAACGGCCGTGTCGTCTGCAGACGCAGGCCCGCTTTCAGGAGCCCGGAGAAGCTCGCGGAGGACATCGACCTCATCCAGTCATACCTGGACACGCCCGTGTTCATCGTCGGCGACCTCAGACAGCAGAGCCAGGACTACGCCGACAGGTTCCTGAGGGAGTGCAAGGAGAGGCGCATCAAGAACCACGTCGTCATCGAGCTCTTCAACGGAGCGGGCGACGAGTACTTCCAGAAGATCGACAAGTCGCTGGAGGGCGGGTGGTCCATAGAGTTCTCTCCCGACTCCCACGACGAGAAGGTCAGGCTGGCCCTCGGCAAAGGGTACACCAACGAGGCGATAGAGAGGACGATCCCGGCGGCGTTCAGGAACGGATGCTTCAGGTTCGACCTGTTCTACATGAACGGTCTCCCGTTCCAGGACCGTGAGTCCGCCATGGACAGCGTCAGGGCGTCCAGGAGGCTCTGGGGCCTTGTCGGCAGGGATGACGGCCTCTTCATCTACAACGCCCCCTTCGCGCCTTTCGTGGATCCCGGCAGCAGGGTCTTCGAGGAGCCGGAGAAGTGGGGATACACGCTCAGGGCCCGCACCCTGGAGGAGCACAGGTTGCTGCTGGACAACCCGTCGTGGAAGCACGTCCTGTCCTACGAGACCAAGTGGATGACGCGCGACGACGTGGCGGAGATCTCGTACGATGCCGCCGTGGAGCTCGCCAGGAGCGAGCACGACGCCGGCCGCATAGACGACGAGGCGATGAGCCAGCGCATAGAGAGGACCGAGTTCGCACGCTCGCTGATGCACAAGGTGGACGAGATCATGGCCATCCCCGATCCAGAGGAGAGGGAGGCCCGTCTCTGGGAGACGAAGGAGGAGGGCACGCGGATGATGAACTCGACCGTGTGCAACAAGAAGGACCTCGACTGGGAGGCCGGGTCCATCTGGTCCAACGGCCCCCGTGTCGTGGCGGGGCTTCTGAAGTCGACGTTCAGGCGTCACTGACCCCTGCTCATCTCGCGGGACTTCTCGATGGTGGAGTCCACCGCGGCGATCATCGCCGCACGGAGGCCCATGTCCTCGGCCGCACGGACGCCCACGATCGTTGTTCCGCCCGGGGAGCAGACCTCGTCTCTCAACACGTCCGGGTGCCTTCCGGTTTCAAGAACCATCTTCGCGGCCCCGAGCATCGACTGCGCCGCCAACCTTGTCGAGTCGGCCCTCGACAGTCCGTTCAGCACGCCGGCGTCCGCCATGGCGTCGATGACGAGGTACAGGAATGCGGGGGAGCTCCCTGCGATGCCCGTTATGGCGTCCATGTACTCCTCCCCTACCTCCACAGCGAGGCCGACGGAACCGAGGATGTCGGCGACGGCGGCCTTGTCCGCATCGGTGACGGAGGGGTCGCAGCAATATCCCATGGCACCTTCGAGGACCATGCAGCAGTGGTTGGGCATGACCCTGATGTTCTTCGCATCTGGCACATATGCCCTGAGCTTCTCCAGCGTGAGTCCGGCGACGATGCTGATCAGGACCTTCCCGCCCAGGTCGAGGCCTTCGGCGAACACCTCGGGCACCTGCTTGGGTTTCACGGCGAGGACGACGATGTCCGCTTCGGAGCAGACCTCCTTGGCAGTTCCGAGGACCCTGATCTCGTAGGTCCGGGAGACCCTCTTGCGGGTGGACTCGTGGGGAGCGCATGCGATGATGCCATCCCTGTCGAAAACGTTCTTCGCTATCAGGCCCCCGATCAGGGCCTCCGCCATCTTGCCTGCGCCTATGAATCCTATGCCCGCGGACATGTCAGAGGAATCCGGATGCCCGTTGATAAATGCTCGGAAATCCGTGTTCTCAGAGGGCTACTTCTATTTATATGCGCGCTGTGGAAGCTTTATGTACTAACAAAACATCGCCGAGAATCAATGTCACTAATTGTGTACTACATGCCATTAGCGATAGTGAGCGTTATCGCGCTCGGTTTCGCTCCGCTGGCATGGTGGGCATCGAGGTTCGTCCGGCCCAAGAAACCCACTCAGTGGATGGAGACAACCTATGAGTGCGGTTCAGAACCCATTGGAGTAGCCCAGGTGCAGTTCAGGTTCCAATACTACACTTTTGCACTGATTTTTGTCGTCTTTGACCTGGTTGCAACCTTCCTGATGATCTGGGCAGTCGCGTTCTCTGGACTTTCAGTGACCGCGCAGCTCATGATGATGCTGTTCTTCGGGATTCTGATTCTTGGTGTCGCATATTCCTTGAAAAAGGAGGATTACGTATGGATATGAGCCTCTACCCCCATGCGGTTGCAATGAGTGCTGACGAGTTCATGTCATGGTCTGACGCCATGATTAATGACCTCCTCAGCTCTGGAACCAAAAAGACAGTGGACGAGCTCACAGGACCCATCTGGTCCTGGGCGATGAAGAACTCCATGCACCCCCTTCACTGGGGACTCGCATGCTGCGCTCTCGAGATGGCGGCGGCTTCCGCCCCCAGGTACGACGCAGAGCGTTACGGTATGATCTACCGTTCATCCCCCAGGCAGACCGATATCCTGCTGGTCAACGGCTGGATCTCCAAGAAGATCCGTCCCGACCTCAGGCGTCTCTACGAGCAGATCCCCAACCCGAAATGGGTCGTGGCGATGGGCGAGTGCGCCATCTCCGGAGGACCCTGGTACGACTCCTACAACACAGTTCAGGGTCTGGACCAGATCGTCCCCGTGGATGTCTACATCCCCGGATGCCCCGCTCGTCCCGATGCGATGATTGATGGATTCATGCTTCTCCAGAAGAAGATCGAGAGCTACTTCAGGAGAGGAGCATTCCTGGAGGACTGAGCATGGACACAGAAGCCGTGTACCAGAGTCCCTCCGAGGAAGAGGTCAAGACCCTCCTCACCGAGAAGTTCCCCGAGGTCGAGGTCACCAGGACCGAGGCCCGCAGGGTGTACGCCAAACTCCCGAGGGAGAAGGTCCTTGAGGTGTGCAAGTACATTCAGCACAACCTGACCTTCGAGCACTGCTCCACCGTCATCGGAGTGGACTACGTCGACCACATGACTGTGGTCTACCACCTGTCCAACTACTACAACGGACTCATGATCGAGCTTTCCACAGACCTTCCCGCAGACGACCTCCATGTGGAGTCGGTGACATGCGTCTGGGAAGGAGCCAACTGGCACGAGAGGGAGACCTGGGAGCTCTTCGGAATCGTCTTCGACAACCACCCCAAGCTGGAGAGGCTGCTGACTCCGAAGACCTACGAGTTCTTCCCCTTCAGGAAATCATACAAACTCAGGGGGAGTGAGTGATGGCTGACTCGTTAGTTCCCGTTAAAGAATTGGAAGAGAAGATGGAAACCGACAAGATGTGGATCATCATGGGTCCGCAGCACCCGTTCTCCCACGGTCTCTGGACCCTCAAGATCCAGGTCGACGGAGAGATCGTCACGGACGCAGAGCCCATCGTCGGTTACCTCCACCGTGGCTGGGAGAAGGAGGCCGAGAACAGGATCTACCCCAAGATCATTCCCATGGCCGACCGTCTCTGCTACGCCGCGTCGATGACCTACACCCACCTCTACTGCATGACTGTGGAGAAGGCTCTGGGAATCGACATCCCCGAGAAGGCGAAGTACATCAGGATCGTGGCCGACGAGGTGTGCAGGATCAACTCCCATCTCATGTGGCTCGCGGCCGTCGGTACCGACCTCGGAAACCTGACCGTGTTCCTCTGGGCCATGAGGGAGAGGGAGTACTTCCTCGACCTGAACGTCAAGCTCTGCGGAGCCAGGATGACCACCAACTACCCGCGTATCGGCGGAGTCAGGAACGACCTGACCGAGCTGTTCGACAGGGACATCATCCGCACCGTGGACCGCTTCGAGAAGGCCATGTGGGACATCATCGATCTGATGGACGAGAGCTCAATCATCGTCTCCAGGATGAAAGGCGTGAGCTACATCTCGCGCGAGCAGTGCGCCAACATCGGAATGACCGGTCCCGCCATGAGGGGCTGCGGCGTCGACTTCGATATCCGCCGTGACGACCCCTATGACAACTACGACAAGGTCGACTTCGAGGTTCCCGTGCTGACCGAGGGAGACTCCTACGCCAGGTACATGATCCGTATCGAGGAGATGTTCCAGTCCTGCGAGATTATCAGGCAGGCGGTCCAGAAGATCAGGGCGCTCGGAAAGAACGCCCCCTACAGGCTCAAGACCCCCACAAAGGTCCCCGCAGGAACTGCCTTCATGAGGATGGAGGACCCCCGCGGAGAGTCTCTCATGTACCTCGTCTCCGACGGAACCGACAAGCCCTACAGGCTCAAGGTCCGCAGTCCGATCTTTACGAACGTATCCACATCCAAGGTAATGTGTCAGGGATGCAGGATCGCCGATGTTCCGGCCATCCTCGCCCAGATCGACATGTGCCTCGGAGAGACTGACAGGTGAGTATGGTGTACACGTACGACAGCATACTGAACTTCATCAACTTCCACACGGACATCATGTCGAACGCGTATTACCCGTTCGAGACGTTCAACCTGCCCTATGCGGTGTCCTACGGCCTGTGGGAGATCATCGGAGGAGC
Coding sequences within it:
- the uppS gene encoding di-trans,poly-cis-decaprenylcistransferase, with amino-acid sequence MEVPRIITDRAYSTYESLIEKEVASGVMPRHIAIIMDGNRRYASEVLGTEPMEGHKLGREKLDEVLHWCLDLNIHILTVYAFSTENFNREKDEVDYLMELLEQALYDFADDPEVHRHHVAINVIGDPSMLPDGVIEAMEYARSRTAGYKDNCLNMAIAYSGRQDIANAVRMIAKDAVDGKISVDDIDESTVSEYISTTGLPDPDLVLRTSGEIRISNFLLWQMAYSELYFADVYWPGFRHIDFLRAIRTYQQRTRRFGK
- a CDS encoding RNA 2'-phosphotransferase produces the protein MIRECEEHGYFRDERCPYCGEEGKFIMSDYEVEKIGRTLAAILRHGKFGLEMDSQGNVSLRDVMAKIRERNPRMNWLRSRHIEALVETDPKGRYVISGGKIRATYGHTIPLDIKLDCENIPDELFYPATQEEAELLLESGIFPSDRAMVHLSLTYRDALRAGSVRTEDPVILVIDTGVCMELGSDIGKAARTVYLCRSVPADAIDIADPEDWDTEGDD
- a CDS encoding MFS transporter; translated protein: MSLKLTRTERSWVLYDVGNSAFTLMLSTIIPIYFNSIAGEELSSVDYLAYWGYAASIATVLCAVLGPFLGAVSDRRGMKIRMFSCVLAVGVIGCAALGFVNEWLVFLIVLVITRLGYSLSLVFYDSMLVDVSSPQSMHNVSALGYAWGYIGSCIPFVVCLVLILGCESFGITMGTAMTISLVIIAAWWVVFTVPLLRRYRQTHYVEGRESSLNAFRLLAATLRNARSEKKAFMFLIAFFFFIDGVYTIIEMATAYGEAIGLDTTMLLVALLVTQIVAFPCTIAFGRLAQGRNIVRLLMVCIFAYACITIYASVMDNITQFFVLAICVGVFQGGIQAMSRSYFSRIIPPEKSGEFFGLMDIFGKGASFMGTFMVSAMSQLTGSMSLGILSLVVLFIVGFLVLMVVARIPDPERHHCLEESA
- a CDS encoding oxidoreductase, with translation MIYRDFKGKKISLYGMGAMRLPVVEGDDSRIDESATFEMVDYAMEHGVNYYDTAWGYHGGNSETVMGRALARYPRESYYLADKFPGYDLSNMDKVEEIFEEQLRKCGVDHFDFYLFHNVCELNIDSYLDPKYGIHDYLMEQKRNGRITHLGFSVHGSFEVMKRFLDAYGKDMEFCQVQLNYVDWEFQDAKAKIELLRSMGIPCWVMEPVRGGRLANLTDPEAAVLRAMRPDEAPVAWAFRFLQSIPEVTMVLSGSSNMEQMRQNIAICEEDRPLDGKEMEGLISLARNMVDAKSAPCTACKYCLSHCPKGIDIPRMIELYNEHVFTGGGFIAPMALAAVPADRQPSACIGCGKCADVCPQQIDIPGIMKDFAQKLGA
- a CDS encoding TIGR04190 family B12-binding domain/radical SAM domain protein; protein product: MGSDIIFLHAPSVYDFRKKPIFYGPVSDVIPSSPVFEMYPMGFMTISSHLEAAGFRTRIVNIAVQMLQSERFDAEERIRKLDADVFAIDLHWMPHAHGAIELAKIVKKHHPEAKVEFGGLTSSYFYEELIQRPEVDLVMRGDTTEVPTVMMMEALQRGGDLSKVPNLVWKDSDGRIHDNGLTYSLESLDEVMFDYGTMIKGVLRNRDISGALPWFGWDKLPLTSVFTVRGCSVNCAECGGSHFANGRVVCRRRPAFRSPEKLAEDIDLIQSYLDTPVFIVGDLRQQSQDYADRFLRECKERRIKNHVVIELFNGAGDEYFQKIDKSLEGGWSIEFSPDSHDEKVRLALGKGYTNEAIERTIPAAFRNGCFRFDLFYMNGLPFQDRESAMDSVRASRRLWGLVGRDDGLFIYNAPFAPFVDPGSRVFEEPEKWGYTLRARTLEEHRLLLDNPSWKHVLSYETKWMTRDDVAEISYDAAVELARSEHDAGRIDDEAMSQRIERTEFARSLMHKVDEIMAIPDPEEREARLWETKEEGTRMMNSTVCNKKDLDWEAGSIWSNGPRVVAGLLKSTFRRH
- the folD gene encoding bifunctional methylenetetrahydrofolate dehydrogenase/methenyltetrahydrofolate cyclohydrolase FolD, producing the protein MTAKLILGKEVSEEIYGELRQRIGALKAKGVTPGLAVVLVGDDPASQVYVRKKGEMCEELGMRSLTVRMPEETTQEELLSKVAELNADPSIHGFLVQLPLPDHIDEEAVINAIDPAKDVDCFHPSNVGRMLIGDPDFLPATPAGVQQMLVRSGVETAGKHVVVVGRSNIVGKPMAAMMVQKGQGANSTVTVVHSRTRNLAEITSTADILIVAIGKPRFVTADMVKEGAVVIDVGTNRVSDPTHPKGSRLVGDVDFEEVSEKASYITPVPGGVGPMTICMLMANAVRAAEKVVG
- a CDS encoding (4Fe-4S)-binding protein: MLYRKVARTGDEVGIIGMGTSSNGEAGAEETRRTVELALDSGVNYFDLASATGMTFGAFGEALKGRREEAMLQMHFGADYATGEYGRVYGLDNVRKSIKWQMSKVGTDYIDYGFIHCIDSLSELDDEWDGGIVGYIQELKDEGAVHHIGISTHTPSVAQKALDSGIIDMVMFSINPAYDWKQGEFAYGEIGERSELYRRCESDGVGISVMKAFGGGQLTDAKISPFGRALTATQCIQYALDKPGVVTVLAGVRNRDDLRSALAYLDSTPDDRDYSVIGSFTPPEAEGRCVYCNHCRPCPAGLDIGLVNKYYDLARAGDALASEHYAGLAVKADACTGCGHCNDTCPFHVDQVARMAEVRGYFGQ
- the proC gene encoding pyrroline-5-carboxylate reductase; the protein is MSAGIGFIGAGKMAEALIGGLIAKNVFDRDGIIACAPHESTRKRVSRTYEIRVLGTAKEVCSEADIVVLAVKPKQVPEVFAEGLDLGGKVLISIVAGLTLEKLRAYVPDAKNIRVMPNHCCMVLEGAMGYCCDPSVTDADKAAVADILGSVGLAVEVGEEYMDAITGIAGSSPAFLYLVIDAMADAGVLNGLSRADSTRLAAQSMLGAAKMVLETGRHPDVLRDEVCSPGGTTIVGVRAAEDMGLRAAMIAAVDSTIEKSREMSRGQ